The following coding sequences lie in one Candidatus Eisenbacteria bacterium genomic window:
- a CDS encoding GNAT family N-acetyltransferase, whose translation MIRMGRPDEERLMTWSRRIDDRSWDDWLIHQDEATIFHSRLWARVLKAAFPKLGDRSLCRGINDPSAVFPLYAWTRAAGLVTHLHSSFPFLYGGPVPWPEGSPHQWIDLIPGRGVSAWILSNPFAGPSRKSPEPVPAGWTLSWDRTHILTLPETVDEFWDGILTTQKRNDIRRLTRKGVEIDSSTEPKDIETVYQLYLQRVRSWKERPGMIYPREYFSAMAAVGGESIRLYRVRFEGRLIGGTFVARWGGKVHYIAGYFDHEARKLRPNVLVQNRIIHDAIQDGFRIYDMLPSAGLRNVEVFKESFGSKPVPFWKLEKEGSLQRWARGIRKFGRRAPEKKD comes from the coding sequence TTGATCCGGATGGGCCGGCCTGATGAGGAGCGGCTGATGACCTGGTCCCGCCGAATCGACGATCGATCTTGGGACGACTGGCTGATCCATCAGGATGAAGCCACGATCTTTCATTCACGCTTGTGGGCGCGTGTCCTGAAAGCAGCCTTTCCGAAACTGGGAGATCGAAGCCTTTGCCGCGGCATCAATGACCCCTCCGCCGTCTTCCCGCTGTACGCTTGGACACGGGCCGCCGGATTGGTGACGCACCTCCATTCTTCCTTCCCCTTCCTCTACGGGGGGCCCGTTCCCTGGCCGGAAGGTTCCCCCCATCAATGGATCGATCTCATACCGGGCCGCGGTGTCAGCGCCTGGATCCTATCCAATCCCTTCGCCGGACCGTCCAGGAAATCCCCTGAACCGGTGCCGGCCGGCTGGACCCTCTCCTGGGATCGAACACACATTCTGACCCTTCCGGAAACGGTGGATGAATTCTGGGATGGAATATTAACAACACAGAAAAGAAATGATATCCGGCGCCTGACACGCAAGGGCGTGGAGATCGACTCTTCAACAGAGCCGAAAGATATTGAAACAGTCTATCAACTCTATTTGCAGAGGGTCCGCAGTTGGAAAGAGCGCCCGGGGATGATTTATCCCCGGGAATATTTTTCTGCGATGGCGGCGGTCGGTGGAGAATCCATCCGTCTCTACAGAGTCCGGTTTGAAGGGCGGCTCATCGGCGGGACCTTCGTCGCACGTTGGGGCGGCAAGGTGCACTACATCGCCGGATATTTTGATCACGAAGCCCGGAAACTCAGACCGAATGTCCTGGTTCAAAATCGGATTATTCACGATGCCATACAGGACGGCTTTCGGATTTATGATATGCTTCCCAGCGCGGGCCTAAGAAATGTTGAAGTCTTTAAGGAGTCTTTCGGCTCAAAGCCTGTACCCTTCTGGAAGCTGGAAAAAGAAGGGTCGCTTCAGCGATGGGCGCGGGGCATCCGGAAATTCGGCCGCAGGGCCCCTGAAAAAAAGGACTGA